Proteins co-encoded in one Gallus gallus isolate bGalGal1 chromosome 27, bGalGal1.mat.broiler.GRCg7b, whole genome shotgun sequence genomic window:
- the SNX11 gene encoding sorting nexin-11 isoform X3, whose amino-acid sequence MLAGRCFLLGSGSRMLESREEELTTVRVQDPRVQNEGSWNSYVDYKIFLHTNSKAFTAKTSCVRRRYREFVWLRRQLQKNAGLVPVPELPGKSTFFVGSTDEFIEKRRQGLQQFLEKVVQNVVLLSDSRLHLFLQSQLSVPEIEACVQGQGSQTVTEAILHYAMSNCGWVQEEESRPTLLPGGGVHGSCASLGATQGLSCLETLPHWSDFGMDDAHSDSPDEPAEPLGGQQEMH is encoded by the exons ATGCTGGCTGGGAG ATGTTTCCTTCTGGGCTCTGGCTCTAGGATGTTGGAGAGCCGAGAGGAG GAGCTGACCACAGTGCGCGTTCAGGACCCTCGGGTGCAGAACGAAGGCTCCTGGAACTCCTATGTGGATTACAAAATCTTCCTCCAC ACCAACAGCAAGGCTTTTACAGCCAAGACCTCATGTGTGCGGCGCCGGTACCGGGAATTCGTGTGGCTGAGGCGACAGCTCCAGAAGAATGCTGGCTTGGT GCCCGTCCCAGAGCTGCCTGGGAAATCCACCTTCTTTGTGGGGAGCACGGATGAATTCATTGAGAAAAGGAGACAGGGGCTGCAGCAGTTCCTGGAAAA GGTTGTGCAGAACGTTGTCCTCCTCTCTGACAGCCGGCTGCACCTcttcctgcagagccagctCTCCGTGCCTGAGATAGAGGCATGCGTGCAAGGCCAAGGCTCGCAGACAGTGACAGAAGCCATCCTGCACTATGCCATGTCCAACTGTGGCTgggtgcaggaggaggagagccgCCCTACGCTGCTGCCGGGAGGAGGTGTGCATGGCAG CTGTGCCAGCCTGGGGGCCACAcaggggctgagctgcctggAGACCCTCCCTCACTGGAGCGACTTCGGCATGGATGACGCGCACTCGGACAGCCCGGATGAGCCAGCAGAGCCCTTGGGTGGACAGCAGGAGATGCACTAA
- the SNX11 gene encoding sorting nexin-11 isoform X4, with amino-acid sequence MLESREEELTTVRVQDPRVQNEGSWNSYVDYKIFLHTNSKAFTAKTSCVRRRYREFVWLRRQLQKNAGLVPVPELPGKSTFFVGSTDEFIEKRRQGLQQFLEKVVQNVVLLSDSRLHLFLQSQLSVPEIEACVQGQGSQTVTEAILHYAMSNCGWVQEEESRPTLLPGGGVHGSCASLGATQGLSCLETLPHWSDFGMDDAHSDSPDEPAEPLGGQQEMH; translated from the exons ATGTTGGAGAGCCGAGAGGAG GAGCTGACCACAGTGCGCGTTCAGGACCCTCGGGTGCAGAACGAAGGCTCCTGGAACTCCTATGTGGATTACAAAATCTTCCTCCAC ACCAACAGCAAGGCTTTTACAGCCAAGACCTCATGTGTGCGGCGCCGGTACCGGGAATTCGTGTGGCTGAGGCGACAGCTCCAGAAGAATGCTGGCTTGGT GCCCGTCCCAGAGCTGCCTGGGAAATCCACCTTCTTTGTGGGGAGCACGGATGAATTCATTGAGAAAAGGAGACAGGGGCTGCAGCAGTTCCTGGAAAA GGTTGTGCAGAACGTTGTCCTCCTCTCTGACAGCCGGCTGCACCTcttcctgcagagccagctCTCCGTGCCTGAGATAGAGGCATGCGTGCAAGGCCAAGGCTCGCAGACAGTGACAGAAGCCATCCTGCACTATGCCATGTCCAACTGTGGCTgggtgcaggaggaggagagccgCCCTACGCTGCTGCCGGGAGGAGGTGTGCATGGCAG CTGTGCCAGCCTGGGGGCCACAcaggggctgagctgcctggAGACCCTCCCTCACTGGAGCGACTTCGGCATGGATGACGCGCACTCGGACAGCCCGGATGAGCCAGCAGAGCCCTTGGGTGGACAGCAGGAGATGCACTAA
- the SNX11 gene encoding sorting nexin-11 isoform X1, producing the protein MELQGKEMLHVPVLVMEQPPASPSRSLMGCVAHGECGRLMLLCSLPWGLLDLDASSSFYGGLLDRISCARTGGWRGAAGCFLLGSGSRMLESREEELTTVRVQDPRVQNEGSWNSYVDYKIFLHTNSKAFTAKTSCVRRRYREFVWLRRQLQKNAGLVPVPELPGKSTFFVGSTDEFIEKRRQGLQQFLEKVVQNVVLLSDSRLHLFLQSQLSVPEIEACVQGQGSQTVTEAILHYAMSNCGWVQEEESRPTLLPGGGVHGSCASLGATQGLSCLETLPHWSDFGMDDAHSDSPDEPAEPLGGQQEMH; encoded by the exons ATGGAGCTACAAGGAAAAGAGATGCTGCATGTCCCGGTTCTGGTCATGGAGCAGCCTCCAGCATCCCCCAGCAGGAGCCTGATGGGCTGCGTGGCCCATGGAGAGTGTGGGAGGTTAAtgctgctttgctctctgccctgggggctgctggaCTTGGATGCATCCTCTTCATTTTATGGTGGCTTACTGGATAGGATCAGCTGTGCTAGGACTGGGGGCTGgagaggtgctgctgg ATGTTTCCTTCTGGGCTCTGGCTCTAGGATGTTGGAGAGCCGAGAGGAG GAGCTGACCACAGTGCGCGTTCAGGACCCTCGGGTGCAGAACGAAGGCTCCTGGAACTCCTATGTGGATTACAAAATCTTCCTCCAC ACCAACAGCAAGGCTTTTACAGCCAAGACCTCATGTGTGCGGCGCCGGTACCGGGAATTCGTGTGGCTGAGGCGACAGCTCCAGAAGAATGCTGGCTTGGT GCCCGTCCCAGAGCTGCCTGGGAAATCCACCTTCTTTGTGGGGAGCACGGATGAATTCATTGAGAAAAGGAGACAGGGGCTGCAGCAGTTCCTGGAAAA GGTTGTGCAGAACGTTGTCCTCCTCTCTGACAGCCGGCTGCACCTcttcctgcagagccagctCTCCGTGCCTGAGATAGAGGCATGCGTGCAAGGCCAAGGCTCGCAGACAGTGACAGAAGCCATCCTGCACTATGCCATGTCCAACTGTGGCTgggtgcaggaggaggagagccgCCCTACGCTGCTGCCGGGAGGAGGTGTGCATGGCAG CTGTGCCAGCCTGGGGGCCACAcaggggctgagctgcctggAGACCCTCCCTCACTGGAGCGACTTCGGCATGGATGACGCGCACTCGGACAGCCCGGATGAGCCAGCAGAGCCCTTGGGTGGACAGCAGGAGATGCACTAA
- the SNX11 gene encoding sorting nexin-11 isoform X2, translated as MELQGKEMLHVPVLVMEQPPASPSRSLMGCVAHGECGRCFLLGSGSRMLESREEELTTVRVQDPRVQNEGSWNSYVDYKIFLHTNSKAFTAKTSCVRRRYREFVWLRRQLQKNAGLVPVPELPGKSTFFVGSTDEFIEKRRQGLQQFLEKVVQNVVLLSDSRLHLFLQSQLSVPEIEACVQGQGSQTVTEAILHYAMSNCGWVQEEESRPTLLPGGGVHGSCASLGATQGLSCLETLPHWSDFGMDDAHSDSPDEPAEPLGGQQEMH; from the exons ATGGAGCTACAAGGAAAAGAGATGCTGCATGTCCCGGTTCTGGTCATGGAGCAGCCTCCAGCATCCCCCAGCAGGAGCCTGATGGGCTGCGTGGCCCATGGAGAGTGTGGGAG ATGTTTCCTTCTGGGCTCTGGCTCTAGGATGTTGGAGAGCCGAGAGGAG GAGCTGACCACAGTGCGCGTTCAGGACCCTCGGGTGCAGAACGAAGGCTCCTGGAACTCCTATGTGGATTACAAAATCTTCCTCCAC ACCAACAGCAAGGCTTTTACAGCCAAGACCTCATGTGTGCGGCGCCGGTACCGGGAATTCGTGTGGCTGAGGCGACAGCTCCAGAAGAATGCTGGCTTGGT GCCCGTCCCAGAGCTGCCTGGGAAATCCACCTTCTTTGTGGGGAGCACGGATGAATTCATTGAGAAAAGGAGACAGGGGCTGCAGCAGTTCCTGGAAAA GGTTGTGCAGAACGTTGTCCTCCTCTCTGACAGCCGGCTGCACCTcttcctgcagagccagctCTCCGTGCCTGAGATAGAGGCATGCGTGCAAGGCCAAGGCTCGCAGACAGTGACAGAAGCCATCCTGCACTATGCCATGTCCAACTGTGGCTgggtgcaggaggaggagagccgCCCTACGCTGCTGCCGGGAGGAGGTGTGCATGGCAG CTGTGCCAGCCTGGGGGCCACAcaggggctgagctgcctggAGACCCTCCCTCACTGGAGCGACTTCGGCATGGATGACGCGCACTCGGACAGCCCGGATGAGCCAGCAGAGCCCTTGGGTGGACAGCAGGAGATGCACTAA